The Candidatus Thorarchaeota archaeon genome has a segment encoding these proteins:
- a CDS encoding peptidylprolyl isomerase, with protein METDKGTIMIELWSDDALNTVKNFVELAQSGFYNGLKFHRVIKDFVVQGGDPQGTGMGGPGYAIPCETGGHRQKHVDGAISMAHAGKDTGGSQFFIVLNQSNCRHLDGKHTVFGQVTQGFDVVQRIRQGDKMLKVEVIEQDPNIAQHTLRKLPAIR; from the coding sequence ATGGAAACGGACAAAGGAACCATAATGATTGAACTGTGGTCCGATGATGCATTGAACACAGTGAAGAACTTCGTGGAACTTGCGCAAAGTGGTTTTTACAATGGACTCAAGTTTCATCGAGTCATCAAGGACTTCGTTGTGCAAGGAGGAGACCCCCAAGGCACCGGGATGGGTGGCCCGGGATACGCCATACCATGCGAAACAGGAGGACATCGGCAGAAACACGTAGACGGGGCCATATCGATGGCTCATGCAGGCAAAGACACAGGGGGAAGTCAGTTCTTTATTGTCCTCAATCAGAGTAACTGCAGACATCTTGATGGCAAGCACACGGTGTTTGGCCAAGTGACCCAAGGGTTTGATGTTGTCCAAAGAATACGTCAGGGGGACAAGATGCTCAAAGTGGAGGTCATAGAGCAAGACCCGAACATTGCACAACATACCCTTCGGAAACTCCCTGCTATCCGATAG